From Woronichinia naegeliana WA131, the proteins below share one genomic window:
- a CDS encoding type III-B CRISPR module-associated protein Cmr3, translating into MTKAFTHLLQITPLGLLYGSAGGFLSPENLVGRSGNKFPPSSATVSGLYAQVQSNPERAEKKTWLLPDLCLAGPFWAKSEEIKPDSQNFFVPTPFNFLAQKPFAQVNKTDQDLGQVKHHLKWNDADKIWQDTKEQSIQGKFDQDSWIAIQDWQNPQQVYESPWKYLPHLHPRLQEEQRHTKEGDLFLENAVQVDPDISLIYLTNEVLPDGWYRFGGEGHLVDIKCCQLTDQKIIDLLHKKIGNTFALITPAIWGSNRFSYRFPQLPESNPSVIDPDWNYDALITERPQPFRYRLGGKLSRGRYGIPAGSVYVLQKALDKPWHDWPENWFPTEAYSFKRWGCGLALPLAM; encoded by the coding sequence ATGACTAAAGCTTTCACTCACTTATTACAAATTACACCCCTGGGTTTGCTCTATGGTAGTGCGGGCGGGTTTCTATCTCCAGAGAATTTAGTCGGGCGATCGGGCAATAAGTTTCCGCCGAGCAGTGCGACAGTTTCGGGTTTATATGCTCAAGTTCAGAGTAATCCAGAAAGAGCAGAGAAAAAAACTTGGCTATTACCTGATTTATGTTTAGCTGGCCCCTTTTGGGCAAAAAGTGAGGAGATTAAACCGGACTCTCAGAACTTTTTTGTGCCAACACCTTTTAATTTTCTAGCTCAAAAACCTTTTGCTCAAGTTAACAAAACCGATCAAGATTTAGGGCAAGTCAAACATCATTTAAAATGGAATGATGCTGATAAAATTTGGCAAGATACTAAAGAGCAATCTATTCAAGGTAAATTTGATCAAGATAGTTGGATAGCCATTCAAGATTGGCAAAATCCTCAGCAAGTTTATGAGTCTCCCTGGAAATATTTGCCCCATTTACATCCTCGCCTTCAGGAGGAACAACGTCACACAAAAGAGGGAGATTTATTTTTAGAAAATGCGGTACAAGTTGATCCTGATATTTCCCTGATTTATCTAACCAATGAAGTGTTACCTGATGGTTGGTATCGTTTCGGCGGTGAAGGGCATTTAGTGGATATCAAATGTTGTCAATTAACTGATCAAAAAATTATTGATCTTTTGCATAAGAAAATAGGAAATACTTTTGCTTTAATTACTCCTGCGATCTGGGGTTCAAATCGCTTTTCCTATCGTTTTCCTCAACTTCCTGAAAGTAATCCTAGTGTGATTGATCCTGACTGGAACTATGACGCACTGATTACAGAGCGACCCCAACCTTTTCGCTATCGTTTAGGCGGAAAATTATCAAGAGGACGTTATGGCATACCCGCAGGTTCAGTCTATGTGCTTCAAAAAGCCTTAGATAAACCCTGGCATGATTGGCCAGAAAATTGGTTTCCCACAGAAGCCTATTCTTTTAAACGTTGGGGTTGTGGTCTGGCTTTACCTTTAGCAATGTAA
- a CDS encoding AbrB/MazE/SpoVT family DNA-binding domain-containing protein: protein MDIQLKKWGNSLGLRIPHQLTKNFGWDENSTLEIEKIQDALIIRKKPNSVTLEQLLASIPPDFTYPDDIQDFTHSAAIGQEIL, encoded by the coding sequence ATGGATATTCAACTCAAAAAATGGGGCAATAGCTTGGGCTTACGCATCCCCCATCAACTTACTAAAAATTTTGGCTGGGATGAAAACTCTACCCTTGAAATAGAAAAAATACAAGATGCTCTAATCATCCGTAAAAAACCAAACTCTGTGACCCTAGAACAACTTCTGGCTAGTATTCCTCCCGATTTTACCTATCCTGATGACATACAAGACTTCACCCATAGTGCGGCGATCGGACAGGAAATTTTGTAA
- a CDS encoding type II toxin-antitoxin system PemK/MazF family toxin, translating into MYPKRGEIIRINLNPTQGREQTGEARPCLVLSHTRFNQTRGGIVIVSPITHTLKPDIKTLIPIPEGFKIRGSVIAEQIRTLDLNQRWWISTGENLPQSFVDQVVATLQIIIGQNFS; encoded by the coding sequence ATGTACCCCAAACGCGGAGAAATTATCCGCATTAACCTCAACCCAACTCAAGGACGAGAACAAACAGGAGAAGCCCGCCCCTGCCTTGTGCTTAGTCATACCCGATTTAATCAAACAAGAGGAGGAATTGTCATTGTTTCTCCGATCACCCACACCCTAAAACCCGATATAAAAACCCTAATTCCCATTCCTGAAGGCTTTAAAATCAGGGGTTCCGTCATTGCCGAACAAATTCGTACCCTCGACTTAAATCAACGGTGGTGGATAAGTACAGGAGAAAATTTGCCCCAATCTTTTGTTGATCAAGTTGTCGCTACTCTTCAGATCATCATTGGTCAAAACTTTAGTTAA
- a CDS encoding RAMP superfamily CRISPR-associated protein, which produces MYQKAYGIIETLAPLHVGASAGEETGNLNLIFRDQFTQTGIIPGSSIRGRFRADMRMKRLAFVTANPDQSVERKIDDHYWYGHEAIQGEEDGGTTEAIIKFEYASLVWLPVFCPGQPVVWVSCPRLLKRYKLLTNIESPIPKPYTASTNLTGRQIPGGSKILFFNLGFMEIEHSQDMTTWIPKGTSLNESNLVVVGDNDIGQLHEMALYRQSRVKLLDDVKKVDTKKGAFFNVEALPEGSILIFPIALKEKGWKPFNEASEKDLYFGGLESIGFGHTRVILAGDY; this is translated from the coding sequence ATGTATCAAAAAGCCTACGGTATTATCGAAACGCTTGCGCCGCTTCATGTGGGGGCTAGTGCGGGGGAAGAAACGGGTAATTTAAACCTGATTTTTCGGGATCAATTTACGCAAACGGGCATTATTCCAGGTAGTTCGATTCGCGGTCGTTTTAGGGCTGATATGCGTATGAAACGTCTTGCTTTTGTAACTGCTAATCCTGATCAATCAGTGGAGAGAAAAATTGATGATCATTATTGGTATGGACATGAAGCAATTCAAGGAGAAGAGGATGGCGGGACAACCGAAGCCATTATTAAATTTGAGTATGCGTCTTTAGTCTGGCTACCTGTTTTTTGCCCAGGTCAGCCCGTTGTTTGGGTTAGTTGTCCTCGTTTACTAAAGCGATATAAATTATTAACTAATATTGAGAGTCCCATTCCCAAACCTTATACTGCTTCTACTAATTTAACGGGAAGACAAATTCCTGGAGGCAGTAAAATTCTGTTTTTCAACTTAGGATTTATGGAGATTGAGCATTCACAGGATATGACTACTTGGATTCCAAAAGGAACATCTTTAAATGAGTCTAACCTAGTTGTTGTTGGTGACAATGATATTGGTCAATTACATGAAATGGCTTTATATCGTCAAAGTCGTGTAAAACTTCTTGATGATGTTAAAAAAGTAGATACAAAGAAAGGGGCCTTTTTTAATGTAGAAGCCTTACCTGAAGGAAGTATTTTGATCTTTCCTATTGCTCTTAAAGAAAAAGGCTGGAAACCATTTAATGAAGCATCGGAAAAAGATTTATATTTCGGTGGACTTGAATCTATTGGTTTTGGTCATACCCGCGTTATTTTAGCAGGAGATTATTAA